The Lolium rigidum isolate FL_2022 chromosome 2, APGP_CSIRO_Lrig_0.1, whole genome shotgun sequence genomic interval TGAGTTTAATCTAGATAAGCTTCTTTTTCGCGAAGTACCCTTGAAGATGCCACACCTGCAACACTGAAACAGCGATGCACACACTCAGCGACAAAATACTGAACCAAGCAACCCTGCTGTTTGTTTTCTCGCTCACTTCTCGCATCTCCGCTTCCCTGCATGGATAGATCAAAGAGATCACCAACTGTACTGCTAATTTAAAATCTTGTAGTAGAACATGTGAATGAAtcaagtcacagcagatctttgaGTATAAATATACTAGATCCTCTGTGGGCAGCAGATCGGAAGTATCACCAACAGTGGTGCCATTTAGAACAAGTTTGGGATCGGGACTTGATAACCACATAACTGTTACAATATGTGACATCCAAGTTAAGAATATACGACTTGCCTTGCTTTGAGATATATCATGTTCTGATGAATGGACTCTACTGCCACTTCAAGCTTCCTAAGTTCTAGTTCTACGCCCTGCACATACAAATATTCAGATTGCATGTAAGTAGAGACGATACGATCGATGGGAGAAACAAAAAGGTTATTGCATTAAACTTGAGCTCAATGAGACTTGACTGGCCGGTAGTTTTGCAATTCATAGCCCCACCTCGATTTTTTCCTTCTTGGCAATAGCATCCCAATCCTTGGTTGCAATCCCAATTTTCCAATCAAGATTTAAAGATACTCCCGATTCTTTCTCTGCACTATCCATCCAGAAGCAGGCGAGATAGTTTCCAGCTTCTTTGGTTGTGAATGCAAATTGACCAACTGTAGCATTTCCACTTTCATGCAAGGTGTTCCCATATGGTGAAGTAACCTGGAGAAAGCAGAAGAGTTTACAGAACCTTAACAACAATACGTTAATTCATACTACAATATCATGAAAAAGCAAATTGCTAAGCTTGAGACTTGAGGATTGGACAAGCATTATTTCCCCCACTATCCAACTGCAAATTAAAAACTAGAATTCCAgccaagattgctaacaaaatagCAATAAACCCTGTTCAACGTGTAGCAAAGGCAAAGGTAAGCAAATGTGCCAATTACTAAATCGAAAAGACGGGTAAAATATCTGATTATGTTAGTTGGTAGTtttggatatggttagcatcaaTGGCCATGAACGGGATAGATCTGATCACGGAATAACCATTGTTTTCACATAAATAAAGTTACATGGAGTAGATATGTTCATATAAAATAGGATCAATTATCTACTTATTTGCAAGCTTACACAAGAAGACTGTCCCCTGGTTTATTCTGCTTTCCCATTTCTTTTGCAACGGTGCAATTCATATCACTCCCCATTTACTTCTCACACCTAGGTTTTTTTAAATAAAGATGCCAGTAGAAAAGGAAATGTGGATCCTGCAAGATGAATCGCCTAGTTTATATGCTGTCGCGAGTGGCATCCTGGAAGAAACCCACCATGACTTAAGACAGAAGGAATCAGAGCGATTCAGTTAAGCCGATGAATCTAGAGATCGTCACCTAGCACCACTACGTTTGCGTCAGCAATGTGAGTCTACAAATCTACTTAAAAGCAACCGCCAGATATTCTAGAGCCAACACTCCGCTTAGTGCTTTCGTCACATCGCACAATGCAGAATAAAATCCTGACAGACTGAACAAGATGAGCACAGCTGCAACAGCACGAGGACGACATCGCTGCCCAGTCACTCCAATTTAAATCAGAGTTCTGCCGCGGCCGAACTTCTATGCGGCCGCATAATCAACTGAATTCGCCCAAAAATTTATCGATCCAAAGATAACTAAATCAACCATTGCACTGAGTAGGATTAAGGATAGATTACCTTGATGGCGAGGGTAGGGTGGGAGGTGGGGCGAGACTCGTACATGAGGGAGTAGTCGGCGAGCACCACCACGTTCGCCTGGATCTCCTCCGACACGCACTTGGTCCCCGTCGGCGGCAAATCGAGCCACACCGCCTCAGCGCGGAGACATGCGACGGCGAGTGCCAGAGCCGCCACGAGGGCTACCGCCGGCGAGCGTGCCATAGCCGCCGATGTGGGGATCTCCGCCTTGCGAGGGGTGCGGGAGGGAGCTGCAGAGCGCACGCCTGCGGTAGTGCGAGGGGAGAGACGGCGTGGGTAGGCGACGGGCTTCCGGGGGCCGAAGTTAGGGGCATTTCTGAAATTATTTACTTCTCCTGGGTGGTTCACGTGAAGTAGTAATCTTGTTTTTAGCGTGGGCAAGTGGGCCTGTCACGTTTTTAAAGATTATTAGAGCTAATTCTCCGAAACTAAAAACGGCGAGTGCAGTCTCGCGAACTTTAGAGTTTTGTTGATATTAGGTCAGGCGCAGAATAGAAATCGAATAGACGAACTAAGAAAACAAAATCAAATTTTCGTGGGAAATTTTAGGTGATGAACTTACGAAATGTAGGAGTGCCATGCTTAGATTGAGCTTAGGTGCAAACTTAATTTACATATGAAACAGAAATTAACTACTAATCCTCCGCCACGCGACTACTTTGACCAAAATTTGGTCCCGGGATAGTCACTGGGCCTCTACGCGCGGCAGAGGACGACTAGGTGGAGGTGGAGCCTGGAGGAGTCTTACTCCTCGTCGAGGGTGACGACATCGAGCTTGACATGGCGGACGCGTGCCTCCGCATGCGCCGCCTCGTATGCCATGACCCGAAGCACATTCTCCTGCTCCTCGCGGCGGAAGCGcgcgcgcctccgcctccgaAATGATGGTGATCTCCGTCGCCTCCTCCCTGTCGTCGTGGACATAGTCCCCGCTGATGAGGCGAAGCGGCGGCACGTCGTCCTCGTCGTTGCTGCTGTTGTTGGGAGCGGCGGAAGCAGCGGGCGGCACGAGCCGCCGGAGGAAGACCCCTCGCCGCTATTCGCGTAGCGCGCGAGTTTCCCCgagggcgtgagcccccagttcatCCACCTCCGCGCTGACCGCTTGCGCGCTCCCTCGGATCGCACCCACTTTGCGCGCTCCGCCTCTGAGCGAAAATAtggcggacgaggcggcgagTCTCCACCATCGATATGGC includes:
- the LOC124690772 gene encoding transmembrane emp24 domain-containing protein p24delta3-like, translating into MAYEAAHAEARVRHVKLDVVTLDEENAPNFGPRKPVAYPRRLSPRTTAGVRSAAPSRTPRKAEIPTSAAMARSPAVALVAALALAVACLRAEAVWLDLPPTGTKCVSEEIQANVVVLADYSLMYESRPTSHPTLAIKVTSPYGNTLHESGNATVGQFAFTTKEAGNYLACFWMDSAEKESGVSLNLDWKIGIATKDWDAIAKKEKIEGVELELRKLEVAVESIHQNMIYLKAREAEMREVSEKTNSRVAWFSILSLSVCIAVSVLQVWHLQGYFAKKKLI